The Nicotiana sylvestris chromosome 6, ASM39365v2, whole genome shotgun sequence genomic sequence AGATATTGTGCTTTACCCATtattctgaataagtgatatttataacctaattaacctggtccttgatgataagtaaatTTTCTAAGTCTGgtgttgatggttaagctgagttcttacaggtcttttaatcagtaaaaagcacagagtttatcatcatcaaaagggggaatttgttggcccaagaacaggtgaagttttgaagaatgacaaatgaactcaggcatggaccaggtccatcatgtgaagcacagtcatgatcaacctatacatgtgagatgcacgtgaaggagataattCCTACTGATCAAGCAACAATATTTCCTGATCTAATAGAAAAGGTTgtatattggataaggggagaaagcctccctatgtgaagagaacacaatccggataaaagatagtgttggagtttgtgttgttcaaggactcaacttcgatggaagatcagcaattgagtctcaatcaaactctaattactaactcattaaataacagtgattgttctcttttacaagtATTGCACttacgcagaagttaaactaaattgaaagcaaaagagcaaggcgattttgcaagcaatttatgtgagatttgagtgtgcactcttgaagctacttgaacgagatagaagaaccagttctatTGTGTTTTTtgttattctagttcaattgtagtaggtggtttaaagttgtatctttccagctttcatagaagcaattgtattaggtactttgagagttcaagttataggctaacttgaagttgtcgcaacagttagaggctagttgctacaacgggattagaggtaatccttaggtttacaaagagtttttgtaaatgctgttttggctcagtgatttagtgaagtgttgggaaaaatcctactgagtagtaggtcgtagttttttcaccttttgagccgggtgttttccacgtaaaaatctttgtgttctttattttatgtacttttaattccgcaaacagtagtagttagaacacctagaagaacctggttcttctagatcgaaaattgggtaccacacaaatcaccctctctcttgtatggtattgacgcttaaaacatcaccTCCAACCTATCGTTGACCCCGCCTCgtgtctcatcaatcagaactatgtcatcagcaaataacatacaccatatcacctccccttgaatataatgagtcagtgcatccatcaccagggccaataggaatgggctgagtgcagacccttggtgcaaccccataACAATCAGAAAATGCTTTGaatcgcctcctactgtcctaacccgagtcttagttGCATCATACATattttaatcaccctaatgtaggcaaccggaATCCTTTCAGCCTCCAAGCAACTCCATAGGActtccctaggaaccctgtcgtacgctttctctagatcaataaacaccatgtggagatccttcttcctatccctgtactgttccaccatcctcctaataaggtggatagcttctgtggtagaacGCCTCGGTATGAACCcaaactggttgtctgaaatagacaccgacTTCCGCACTCTcgtttctaccactctctcccaaactttctgGTTCTCCTAATGAAAGAACTTGGTTATTCTAAAAATTATctattgaaaaaaaatattaaaaagttATTTCACCGGAAAGCTATTGCACAATGAGATTCTCTTTCCCATTCAAAACGTGAGAGATGTATTGTTACCCTATGTATAACAGCCtcgtttgttttgatattttttggcttttatagtgaatgactgtTATTAACCTACAACAACATTTGGCGTATAAATATTTTTTGACTAGTATAGATAAAAATTAttcaaaatttaattatttttcctttttaaagtTACATATAAAAGatcaaaaaaaatattcaaattgaAAATCTCAAAAGATATGCATGTTTTCCTAATTAAATATTGAATAAAGCTAATACATTTTTAGTAAATTCATAACTGAACGTATACCGATTTAAACTATAAGGTAGACATTTTAAAgctacataaaaaaaaaaaaattctttcaagATTGATGGAAGAACTTTTATAATTGTAGCTTATTTTATAGAATTCATTCTCTTACTAGCGATATAATGCTTGAATTAGCGAAGATTCATGTCTAAAATTTCAGCAAAAAAGTATCTAATAGCCTTTCTTTGTAGACAATCAAAGAGCTTAATAGTTAAATTTTCTAtctaaatattttttgaaaattgtccAATggaaaagatattatgtatgactGTACTAGTCTTTCCTTTGTTTTCAACAAAAGAAATATCGTACTATCTTTAGTTAGCATTTGGACATAAATTTGGTTGAAACTTCAAAAAAAGAGTTTTAAATTAgtgttgaaaaatattttttggaagttgaagttgTATTTGAACATACATTTTACTAAAAAAAGTAAACCAGTTTTTAGAACTAAataatttttcttcaattttttttttaaaactaatcaaattttataaacgaataatattttttttgaaaaaagtaaTAAAAAAATCTATATTCAAACGGAACTTTAGGACCTGTTTATCCAtagattcttttttatttttttctggtaattttaaaaaaaatgtatttgTCCATGGAAATTTATAAGTTTTTGAAGATTTtttgaaaatggaatttttaaaaatcaaaaagtAGTTTTGAccactttttcaaaatttttgatttttttttcacttACAAAGCTATAcatattttttcaaataaaatatatgtctaaatataattttaaatacTATTTTTTAACCTCAAATATTactttatttaaaaattataattttattaatCATAGATTTTAATTTTCGAAAATAGAATCATAACATGATAGAAAGTACAATACCAGTGTTTTCCGAAAATaataaaggaaaggaaaaataaaaaataaaaaagttctCGTCACATACAAAGGACGTGGCCTTTTCTGAGTCACATCACGAATAAAAAGGTACACGTGAATTCATATTCACGTATTACACTTTATCCACTCCTTTGGTCAAACTCTTAAATCGAAAAAATCTCTATTCCCCCTTCCCCTTTTCTTCCCAACAAATTCCTCCTTTCCCAAtactcaacacacacacacacacactaaaaaTGGCAAAAACCCTCTTATTCTTCACCATTATTCCTCTCCTTTTCACCATATCTTTATCCTCTGCAAACCCGAACCCGACACCGTCGGAGGCCCATAGAGAGCTAATCAAATACGGGTTCCCTATCGGGCTACTCCCCCAAAACGTGAACGGCTATGCCCTAAACAAAACTTCCGGCAACTTCGTTGTTTCTTTAGGTGCCACGTGTAAAATCACACTACCTCCGGACAATTACCTAGCTACGTATTCAAAGAAAATTACAGGCAAAATTGTTGAAAACCGAATTGCTGAGCTTGATGGGATTAGCGTGAGGGCATTTTTTAAGTGGTGGGGTATTACGGGTATTAGATCTAGTGGTGAGAATTTGGTGTTTGAAGTTGGAATGGTTACTGCTAAATACCCTTCTAAGAATTTTGATGAAAGCCTTGAGTGTGAGGGGAAAAAGCATTCCTCTTCCTAAAGGTATATTATTTAAtctatttatttatatatttattctAATAAAAGTTGTTAAGTATCTTTTAGTATATTCTTTCAAATTTTGTCATGGGGTGACGTTGTCTTGTATCAATATGATTGTGGTTTATTACTCACGGTATCTTAGTTTATGTGGTTGGTGTTTAACTAAGCATGTAGTAAAGGAAGAGTTTTGAAATTTTTGGTCTAAAATAAAGGGCCATGAACACATAATAAGAAAGGATATGATTATTGTGCTATATCTGGGGTGTTTGGTATGACTGAAAGTCATTTTTCATTGAAAATATTTGTTAGAAAATATGTTTTGGTATTTGGTTGgtgagtagaaaatatttttcaaaaaaaaaaaaagagaataaatattaaaGATTAATAATAATATCAACACTTTGAAGAGTGTTATGATGAAATTTTCGAGTattagaacaacaacaacaacccagtgagtTGCAACGAATGGGGTTTAGAGAAGGTAAGATGGACGCAGCCTTACCTCTCCCCGGAAAGTCAGAAAGGCTATTTCCGATAATGTCTAAGTATTAGTTGAAATAAGTAATATtaagttaaaagttaaaattgttgtaaggaaaatgacttgcccattatccaccgagtttcgaAGACTGCGGTTGGTCCAAAAGATCGGCCCCAGACGGATTTCTCGGTCATAAAAAAAAGACTTTCATCCAAAAGTGAGGAAAGTCATATTTCTCCTTTtgatggaaaatattttcctccagcGTACCAAACATACCAAACATTAGAAAATGACTTTcacatgaaaaatatttttctggaaGTCATTTTCCATCATACTAGGGACAACCCTaaaggaaaaatagtgaaaaaggTGGAAGTGTGTTAAGGAGTAGAGCATTTAGCAGCAATTATGGGGTATGAGTATTAGAGGTCTATCTTCGGGAAACATTTTATGGTGTTGAATGGTCTTGTTGGTTGACCCGTCTGCAGAGGATATACCGATTTCCCAGCTCATATCAACATCAATATCCTCGTTGCATTTACCATCAGAACCGATGACTTGATTAAACAAAAATTTTCCGGTTATATTCTTAGTCGACCTTACACCATGCACAAATGTCGAAATAACAAATAACTAACTTATCATTATATCCTTTATATACTAGAGTATCCTAAACTCAACATACAGATGATAAATGATATCTAGCTTTACTGGTGAGTTTCCTAATTATCTAATTTGTCACCTTTTCAAAATCTACAATTATTTGACTAgctgttggtttggtttggtggaaGAGTGTGCAACAACGAGGCCCCTATTCTTAGGGATCTTCTCAGGTAAATTTGGGACCTTTTTTTTTGATAAGCTTGATCTTTTCTATAGCATTAAAAAGTTAGTAAATGAGATGCAAGAGGTCATCATCTTTAACAAGAATTGAACTCATGACATCTTTTGACTCATATGCCACATTTAAAACACATGTCCACATATCTTTATACAATTCTTGCTCAACATTTCCGAAAAAAGATCTTATGGATTTTAGATCTTCTTTCACCAGCTCGATTTCTTCCTTTATAATACCAACTAAATAAGCATTGGAATTGAGTAAATCATCATTTAAGTTTTTGAGTGATTCATGAAGGAGTTGTCTATCACTCTTGAAAAAGGAGAGTTGAGATGAATCTAGTACTTTCAAGTAAACATGTTTGAGATCTTCCTTCAGGATTTCAATATTTTCCAGTAAGTCGAGAGTTGCACAAATATTTCATTGATACTCTCTTCATTCCTTGATTTCTCTTCCAAGTCGCTAACAAGAATTGATACCTTATTAGGTATCATTGTTGAAATAATTTGTCATGATGAATAAAGTCCTTCTGGAAACATTTTGTGGGTTTTCCTCTCCTATTCATCATCTCTGTATCCTCTGTCAAATCCGAACTCGATATAGATACCTCATTTTCAACTTATGGCTGAGAGAGTAGGACATTATGTTGTCCTTTTAGTTGATCAACTTGATGAAACAAAAACTTGACGAAATGGATGGACTTGATGAAATAGATGAATTAAAGAAATTCGTGAACTTGATGTCCCTCTACTGAATTTCAAGGTAGCTCATCCATTCTTGAAGATTATTCCTGTTAAACTAGGATTATACACATCTGTTCTACAAATTTGAAAGCATCAAAGTTAGCAAATGTCGGACGCTTCATTGAGCAACTCCTACGATCTACAAGCCTTTCCAGACATTCTCTAGAATATCTGATTCTCGAAAGATTTTATTCATCATGACAAATTGTTGGAGCACTTACCAAGGAGATATCAATTCTTGTTCGCGACTtagaagaaaaatcaaggaaCGAAAAGAGTACAAATGGAACAAACTGTGCAACTCTTGACTTGCTTTAATATACTGAATTTCTGAAGGGAGATCTCAAACAGGTTTACTTGGAAGCCCAGCCTCATCTCAACTCTACTTCCACATGACTAATGGATCACTCTTCATAAATCTTATACTCAAGCTTAAATAATTTGCTTAATTCTAAAGCTTATTCAATTACTCTGATAAAGAAAGAAATTGGGCCTGTTAAAGAAGACCTAGAATTTGTAAGATCCTTCTTCAGTAATGTTGAGCAAGAATTGTATAAAGATCTATGGACATGTGTTTTACATGTGATATATGAGGCAAAAGATGTCATTAATTCAATTTTTGTTAGAGATAATTGTCTCTTGCATCTTATTTACTGATTTCCCAATGCGATAGGAACGATCGAGCTTATCAAAGAAGAGATCTCTAATTTACTTGAGAATTTTCGGAAAATAGGACCTCATTGTTGTAAAATTTTCCAACAAGCCGAAAAGCAACTCATCATTAATAGTGGACCAAATAATTGTGGGTTTTAAGGGGGAGCATTGGATAATTAAGAAACTCACTAGTGGACCAGCAGTGCGAGATGTCATTTTAGTCATTTAGTACGCCGGGTCTAGGTAAAACTACTCTAGCATCAACGTATTTAATGATAAGTCAGTTACTAGTCATTTATGCATAGTGCACAATCGACCAAGAATGTAATTAGAAAAAATATGTTGCAGAAGTTTTTTAATCAAGTTGCTGGTTCGGACGGAAAATACAATATTGATTGCCAAAATCGTTATATCCTCTGCAACCAGACACCATTGGGACCCCAAAGAGCTAATCAAATAGAGGTTCCACATAGGGCTACTTGCCGAGAATATCAATGGGTATTCTCTAAACACCTGTTCCTGCGACTTTGTGGTTTCTCTGGGTGACAAGTGTCGCGTCACCCTTCCTCCGGATAACTACCTTCCCACCTACTCCAACAAAATCAGTGGTAAAATCGTTGAGAACAGTATTGTTGAGCTTGATGGGATTAGCACGAGAGCTTTCTTTAAGTGGTGGGTTATTACAGATATCAGACCCAGTGGTGAAACAATGGTTGGAATGGTTACGGCTAAATCCTCTTTTAAGAATTTTGATAAAAGCCCCGAGTGTGGAGGGAAAAAACATTCCTCTTCCTAAAGGTAATTTTATCTATT encodes the following:
- the LOC104215956 gene encoding uncharacterized protein; this encodes MAKTLLFFTIIPLLFTISLSSANPNPTPSEAHRELIKYGFPIGLLPQNVNGYALNKTSGNFVVSLGATCKITLPPDNYLATYSKKITGKIVENRIAELDGISVRAFFKWWGITGIRSSGENLVFEVGMVTAKYPSKNFDESLECEGKKHSSS